From Coffea arabica cultivar ET-39 chromosome 2e, Coffea Arabica ET-39 HiFi, whole genome shotgun sequence, the proteins below share one genomic window:
- the LOC140036245 gene encoding uncharacterized protein, whose product MARGRSDHNPLLIRCAGYRVRSSCFRFLNVWHRHPQFREIVSDAWSEEVYGMEMVRFYNKLKTVRDKLKQWNCVVFGNVSSKVAEAEQELKQREVEHDLLRSEESKIHLHEARADTIGHFLWSVYFGIRRQRRNSNFISRIRKEEGGWHEDLQDIKNSAISFFSDLFSSNCQNFFQGMEQPKSWSHSMVVLIPKVEVTSHWQDFRPISLCNVSSKIVSKILAIRISKLLPKLISPWQTRFVPGRGIVDNVLKGAPGTSSVLSC is encoded by the exons ATGGCCAGAGGGAGATCGGACCACAACCCTTTGTTGATTCGATGTGCAGGCTATAGGGTTAGATCGTCTTGCTTTCGGTTTCTTAATGTTTGGCACCGGCACCCCCAGTTTCGGGAGATAGTGTCGGATGCATGGAGTGAAGAGGTCTATGGCATGGAGATGGTTAGATTTTACAACAAGCTCAAAACGGTGCGAGATAAATTGAAACAATGGAACTGTGTGGTGTTTGGCAATGTCTCTTCTAAGGTGGCAGAGGCGGAGcaggagttaaaacagagggAGGTGGAGCATGATTTGCTTAGAAGTGAGGAGTCGAAGATTCATCTCCATGAGGCCAGAGCGGATACAATCGGACACTTTCTATGGAGTGTGTATTTTGGCATCAGAAGGCAG CGTCGAAACTCGAATTTTATTTCCCGTATTAGGAAAGAGGAAGGGGGATGGCATGAAGACCTACAGGATATTAAGAACTCAGCAATATCCTTTTTTTCGGACTTGTTCTCATCCAACTGTCAG AACTTCTTCCAGGGTATGGAGCAACCCAAGAGCTGGTCACACTCTATGGTGGTGCTCATCCCAAAAGTGGAGGTTACATCCCATTGGCAGGATTTTCGGCCTATTAGTCTTTGTAATGTAAGTTCTAAGATAGTGTCTAAGATATTGGCGATCAGGATCAGTAAGCTCCTCCCGAAGCTCATTTCACCATGGCAAACAAGGTTTGTTCCAGGACGAGGTATAGTGGACAATGTTCTAAAGGGTGCTCCAGGCACGTCAAGTGTTTTGAGTTGttaa